One Chaetodon trifascialis isolate fChaTrf1 chromosome 13, fChaTrf1.hap1, whole genome shotgun sequence DNA segment encodes these proteins:
- the bora gene encoding protein aurora borealis — translation MGDHVEIQITPETPGRPSIRNPFESPNDYHHLHEALVPSPSVFRSKACKATPPKFNWSIDEMASLLPVHIDPEEIQRQSFYLSQTRMDTDIEEKRQNAIEQFFTKGTIVPSPWAAPDTRKCPQIYMKSCVSAMIEEEPEKISVACQTTLSLPSAFDLEKLLGDYYRHEEACEAVQESLSSSSLRRKLFLDGQGSYSGSDSSSPPSPDRSHPRPERPSLNLGEGAVGGLEAISSIFSSPLSCGVTAPTPSTGQFSSSPIQHGCFRDCSLGSITSPLFPDRSSPAGLVSPSVSPIVANVARTPIGSAERKQLNNTTPHGAPLDKDVNSTNESPFVEGCSPIRSCSPQRLHCLTGPQHNGRPKPRSRVRCWASPPLISPILNPKLQDNQEVEEQVPCSSSSSSSSSSLPPMELDPSSPMARDVHPADTERVSLGPMEPVKMEDDKDTGIEPRLEDEEDEEEGRLSGQLTSSRMGNVSATESSQMFVSLLAEGSSIRYDSSMQVDSGYNTTSAGTASLIDGIGSDCHSKESFSSNPVEDVFQVTRHTKVKVFYPQH, via the exons ATGGGGGACCATGTTGAGATACAGATCACTCCAGAGACTCCAGGCAGGCCTTCCATTAGAAATCCCTTTGAAAGTCCTAATGACTACCACCACCTCCACGAAGCCCTGGTGCCGAGCCCGTCTGTCTTCAGGTCCAAGGCTTGTAAAGCT ACTCCTCCCAAGTTTAACTGGTCTATTGATGAAATGGCCAGTCTTCTCCCAGTACACATTGACCCGGAGGAAATCCAGAGACAGTCCTTCTACCTCAGCCAGACAAG GATGGATACTGACATTGAGGAAAAGCGTCAGAACGCTATCGAGCAG TTTTTCACCAAAGGAACCATTGTGCCTTCCCCGTGGGCAGCACCAGACACCCGTAAATGCCCTCAGATCTATATGAAAA GTTGTGTATCTGCAATGATTGAAGAGGAGCCAGAGAAAATCTCAG TTGCTTGCCAGACAACTCTTTCCTTACCTTCGGCCTTTGATTTGGAGAAATTACTAG GGGACTATTACCGCCATGAGGAAGCGTGTGAAGCTGTGCAGGAGAGTCTCAGTTCTTCCTCCTTAAGACGAAAGCTCTTCCTCGATGGCCAGGGCAGTTACAGCGGCTCTGACAGCTCCAGCCCACCAAGCCCAGACAGAAGCCATCCAAGACCGGAGAGGCCTTCTCTAAACCTGGGAGAGGGAGCTGTAGGAGGGCTTGAAGCTATATCGTCTATATTTTCCTCCCCTTTGTCCTGCGGTGTGACGGCTCCAACTCCCTCTACG GGTCAGTTCTCCTCCAGTCCCATCCAGCATGGCTGCTTCCGCGACTGCAGCCTTGGCAGCATCACCAGTCCACTGTTCCCTGATAGGTCGTCTCCTGCTGGCCTCGTCTCCCCATCAGTCTCTCCTATTGTTGCAAATGTAGCACGCACACCCATAGGCTCAG ctgagaggaagcagctgaaCAATACGACACCGCATGGTGCCCCCCTTGACAAAGATGTCAATTCCACCAATGAGAGCCCGTTTGTCGAGGGCTGTTCTCCCATTCGTAGCTGCTCCCCACAACGGCTCCACTGCCTCACTGGGCCCCAGCACAATGGCAGACCCAAGCCCCGGTCCAGAGTCCGCTGCTGGgcctcccctcccctcatcTCCCCGATCCTCAACCCAAAACTCCAAGACAATCAGGAGGTTGAGGAACAAgtcccctgctcctcctcttcctcctcctcctcttcttctctccccccTATGGAGCTAGATCCATCCTCGCCCATGGCCCGTGACGTTCATCCCGCTGACACTGAGAGAGTTAGCCTGGGTCCTATGGAACCTGTGAAAATGGAGGATGACAAGGACACAGGGATAGAACCGAGGTtggaagatgaggaggatgaggaagaaggaaggCTTTCAGGACAGCTGACTAGCTCTCGTATGGGCAATGTGTCGGCAACGGAAAGCTCTCAGATGTTTGTATCTCTCCTGGCAGAGGGAAGCAGCATACGCTACGACTCCAGCATGCAG GTGGACAGCGGGTACAACACTACCTCAGCAGGCACCGCCAGTCTTATAGATGGCATCGGCTCAGACTGTCACAGCAAAGAGTCCTTCAGTTCAAACCCAGTAGAAGATGTTTTCCAGGTCACTCGACACACTAAAGTAAAG GTATTTTATCCTCAACACTGA
- the mzt1 gene encoding mitotic-spindle organizing protein 1, with translation MASAANANLNAVRETMDVLLEISRLLNTGLDMESLSICVRLCEQGINPEALSAVIKELRKASESLKASENCTN, from the exons ATGGCAAGCGCAGCAAATGCAAACCTAAACGCAGTCCGGGAGACAATGGATG TGCTGCTGGAGATCTCCAGGTTGCTGAACACAGGTTTGGACATGGAGTCTCTGTCCAtatgtgtgagactgtgtgagcAGGGCATCAACCCAGAAGCTTTGTCTGCAGTCATCAAAGAACTGCGTAAAGCCTCTGAATCCCTCAAG gcCTCTGAAAACTGCACAAACTGA
- the dachc gene encoding dachshund c isoform X2, with protein sequence MTTMATPAAPTLLPAAPLGHHPAPSSVSPATNSPPPAATSAASSPATPVAHPALLHQFRADLLLPNGTPLKTGGAPVSSSVKPVYATPSPVESTPQNNECKLVEVKGAKLASFTVKDTELICLPQAFDVFLKHLVGGLHTVYTKLKRLDISPVVCNVEQVRVLRGLGAIQPGVNRCKLISRQDFETLYSDCTNASSRPGRPPKRLQSVTEGGTHHMLSHSGLMHAGIMPPADLSALAKKIKLEAMAGYHGNQQHGGPNGENGDHNPGLVLDQLPFMMMSHPLIPASLAPASVSMAMGQMNRLSTLASMANVAHLHAKPPARAPTSVIKERVRDSPSPSPSLEEAQMSSNHSSSVSSSPSHTERTAETTYSLDNGLPSSQSVLGHSPGVVQGARETDVASAEHSKENKRGQTDRDTSSLATHTTRESCDRQVYQKPPSGRESCERVSYPAGQKLPAGLHHTPFIFPEGLSSIETLLTNIQGLLRVAIENARAQEKQDQLERTELKMELVRERELRETLERQLSMEQKNRVLIQKRLKKEKRNKRRLQEALEEEVKLRDQAEHTLLHTASAHTAHQSSAAPPHTESVTQDVDGSNHDDNRLDTKTTVQEGRVFLQTTGMY encoded by the exons ATGACCACCATGGCAACTCCGGCTGCTCCGACTCTGCTCCCCGCCGCTCCGCTCGGGCACCACCCGGCGCCGAGCTCCGTCTCTCCGGCCACCAACTCTCCGCCACCTGCGGCCACCTCCGCCGCGTCTTCCCCGGCTACCCCGGTGGCGCACCCGGCGCTGCTTCACCAGTTCAGGGCGGACCTCTTACTACCGAACGGGACCCCGTTAAAGACCGGAGGAGCCCCGGTGTCCAGCAGCGTTAAGCCCGTGTACGCCACCCCGTCGCCCGTGGAGAGCACGCCGCAAAACAACGAGTGCAAACTGGTGGAGGTGAAAGGTGCCAAGCTGGCCTCGTTCACGGTGAAAGACACGGAGCTCATCTGCCTGCCGCAGGCTTTCGACGTGTTTCTCAAGCACCTGGTCGGCGGGCTCCACACCGTCTACACCAAGCTGAAACGGCTGGACATTTCCCCGGTGGTGTGCAACGTGGAGCAGGTCCGGGTGCTGCGAGGGCTGGGGGCCATCCAGCCCGGGGTGAACCGGTGCAAACTCATCTCCAGGCAGGACTTCGAGACGCTCTACAGCGACTGTACCAACGCAAG TTCGAGGCCCGGACGACCGCCCAAGAGGCTGCAGAGTGTGACAGAGGGCGGGACTCACCACATGCTGTCCCACAGCGGTCTGATGCACGCTGGGATCATGCCTCCTGCAG atcTGTCTGCCCTGGCCAAGAAGATCAAGCTGGAGGCCATGGCCGGTTACCACGGCAACCAACAACATGGCGGGCCAAACGGAGAGAACGGTGACCACAACCCCGGACTGG TTCTGGATCAGTTGCCCTtcatgatgatgtcacatcCTCTGATCCCTGCCAGCCTGGCGCCAGCCTCCGTTTCCATGGCGATGGGCCAGATGAACCGACTGAGCACACTGGCCAGCATGGCCAACGTGGCGCATCTCCACGCCAAGCCCCCTGCCAGGGCTCCCACCTCCGTCATTAAG GAGCGAGTGCGTGACAgcccctccccttccccctcATTGGAGGAAGCTCagatgtcatccaatcacagcagcagtgtgtcgaGTTCCCCATCTCACACAGAACGCACTGCGGAAACCACAT ACTCACTCGACAACGGGCTGCCGTCGAGTCAAAGCGTGCTGGGACATTCCCCTGGTGTGGTGCAGGGGGCCAGAGAGACGGATGTGGCTTCAGCAGAGCACAGCAAGGAGAACAAGAGGGGCCAGACTGACAGAG ACACCAGCTCCTTGGCAACTCACACGACCAGGGAGAGCTGTGATAGACAAGTCTACCAGAAACCCCCGTCAGGCAGGGAGAGCTGTGAGAGGGTATCTTACCCTGCAGGACAGAAGCTCCCAGCAGGTCTCCACCACACTCCCTTCATCTTCCCGGAAGGCTTGTCCTCCATAGAGACCCTGCTCACGAACATCCAG GGCCTGCTGAGGGTTGCCATAGAGAACGCCCGGGCGCAGGAGAAGCAGGACCAGCTGGAGAGGACGGAGCTGAAGATGGAGCTGGTCCGAGAGAGGGAGCTCAGGGAGACCTTGGAGAGACAGCTCAGCatggagcagaaaaacagag TTCTGATCCAGAAGCGCctgaagaaggaaaagaggaataaGAGGCGACTACAGGAGGCCTTGGAGGAGGAGGTCAAACTCCGCGATCAGGCCGAGCACACCCTGCTGCACACTGCCAgcgcacacacag
- the dachc gene encoding dachshund c isoform X1, with the protein MTTMATPAAPTLLPAAPLGHHPAPSSVSPATNSPPPAATSAASSPATPVAHPALLHQFRADLLLPNGTPLKTGGAPVSSSVKPVYATPSPVESTPQNNECKLVEVKGAKLASFTVKDTELICLPQAFDVFLKHLVGGLHTVYTKLKRLDISPVVCNVEQVRVLRGLGAIQPGVNRCKLISRQDFETLYSDCTNASSRPGRPPKRLQSVTEGGTHHMLSHSGLMHAGIMPPADLSALAKKIKLEAMAGYHGNQQHGGPNGENGDHNPGLVLDQLPFMMMSHPLIPASLAPASVSMAMGQMNRLSTLASMANVAHLHAKPPARAPTSVIKERVRDSPSPSPSLEEAQMSSNHSSSVSSSPSHTERTAETTYSLDNGLPSSQSVLGHSPGVVQGARETDVASAEHSKENKRGQTDRDTSSLATHTTRESCDRQVYQKPPSGRESCERVSYPAGQKLPAGLHHTPFIFPEGLSSIETLLTNIQQGLLRVAIENARAQEKQDQLERTELKMELVRERELRETLERQLSMEQKNRVLIQKRLKKEKRNKRRLQEALEEEVKLRDQAEHTLLHTASAHTAHQSSAAPPHTESVTQDVDGSNHDDNRLDTKTTVQEGRVFLQTTGMY; encoded by the exons ATGACCACCATGGCAACTCCGGCTGCTCCGACTCTGCTCCCCGCCGCTCCGCTCGGGCACCACCCGGCGCCGAGCTCCGTCTCTCCGGCCACCAACTCTCCGCCACCTGCGGCCACCTCCGCCGCGTCTTCCCCGGCTACCCCGGTGGCGCACCCGGCGCTGCTTCACCAGTTCAGGGCGGACCTCTTACTACCGAACGGGACCCCGTTAAAGACCGGAGGAGCCCCGGTGTCCAGCAGCGTTAAGCCCGTGTACGCCACCCCGTCGCCCGTGGAGAGCACGCCGCAAAACAACGAGTGCAAACTGGTGGAGGTGAAAGGTGCCAAGCTGGCCTCGTTCACGGTGAAAGACACGGAGCTCATCTGCCTGCCGCAGGCTTTCGACGTGTTTCTCAAGCACCTGGTCGGCGGGCTCCACACCGTCTACACCAAGCTGAAACGGCTGGACATTTCCCCGGTGGTGTGCAACGTGGAGCAGGTCCGGGTGCTGCGAGGGCTGGGGGCCATCCAGCCCGGGGTGAACCGGTGCAAACTCATCTCCAGGCAGGACTTCGAGACGCTCTACAGCGACTGTACCAACGCAAG TTCGAGGCCCGGACGACCGCCCAAGAGGCTGCAGAGTGTGACAGAGGGCGGGACTCACCACATGCTGTCCCACAGCGGTCTGATGCACGCTGGGATCATGCCTCCTGCAG atcTGTCTGCCCTGGCCAAGAAGATCAAGCTGGAGGCCATGGCCGGTTACCACGGCAACCAACAACATGGCGGGCCAAACGGAGAGAACGGTGACCACAACCCCGGACTGG TTCTGGATCAGTTGCCCTtcatgatgatgtcacatcCTCTGATCCCTGCCAGCCTGGCGCCAGCCTCCGTTTCCATGGCGATGGGCCAGATGAACCGACTGAGCACACTGGCCAGCATGGCCAACGTGGCGCATCTCCACGCCAAGCCCCCTGCCAGGGCTCCCACCTCCGTCATTAAG GAGCGAGTGCGTGACAgcccctccccttccccctcATTGGAGGAAGCTCagatgtcatccaatcacagcagcagtgtgtcgaGTTCCCCATCTCACACAGAACGCACTGCGGAAACCACAT ACTCACTCGACAACGGGCTGCCGTCGAGTCAAAGCGTGCTGGGACATTCCCCTGGTGTGGTGCAGGGGGCCAGAGAGACGGATGTGGCTTCAGCAGAGCACAGCAAGGAGAACAAGAGGGGCCAGACTGACAGAG ACACCAGCTCCTTGGCAACTCACACGACCAGGGAGAGCTGTGATAGACAAGTCTACCAGAAACCCCCGTCAGGCAGGGAGAGCTGTGAGAGGGTATCTTACCCTGCAGGACAGAAGCTCCCAGCAGGTCTCCACCACACTCCCTTCATCTTCCCGGAAGGCTTGTCCTCCATAGAGACCCTGCTCACGAACATCCAG CAGGGCCTGCTGAGGGTTGCCATAGAGAACGCCCGGGCGCAGGAGAAGCAGGACCAGCTGGAGAGGACGGAGCTGAAGATGGAGCTGGTCCGAGAGAGGGAGCTCAGGGAGACCTTGGAGAGACAGCTCAGCatggagcagaaaaacagag TTCTGATCCAGAAGCGCctgaagaaggaaaagaggaataaGAGGCGACTACAGGAGGCCTTGGAGGAGGAGGTCAAACTCCGCGATCAGGCCGAGCACACCCTGCTGCACACTGCCAgcgcacacacag